From a single Kitasatospora azatica KCTC 9699 genomic region:
- a CDS encoding ammonium transporter, whose protein sequence is MPDGFSAGDTAFVLISAALVMLMTPGLAFFYGGMVRVKSTLNMLVMSFISLAIVSVLWVLYGYTLSFGTDAFHGLIGNLDHLGMRGIGMNDLTGSIPVTAFAAFQLMFAIITPALISGAIADRAKFAAWSLFIALWVTLVYFPVAHWVFFFDGGHGGWLGDRQGVIDFAGGTAVHINAGVAGLALCLVLGKRVGFKKDPMRPHSLPLVMLGSGLLWFGWFGFNAGSALAANGVAGMAFMNTQVATAAAMLGWLAFEKIKHGAFTSLGAASGAVAGLVAITPACGSVSMLGAVAIGLIAGGICAAAISLKYKLGFDDSLDVVGVHAVGGAVGSLLIGFFATGHVGQTAQGLFYGGGLGQLGKQALGVVVVAVYSFVISWLLGQAIQKTIGFRVTEDIEVAGIDRAEHAESAYDFSAVGASLSRALNAPTLVPAGAETKTEVDA, encoded by the coding sequence ATGCCGGACGGCTTCAGCGCAGGCGATACCGCCTTTGTGCTCATCAGTGCGGCCCTGGTCATGTTGATGACCCCGGGCCTGGCCTTCTTCTACGGGGGCATGGTCAGGGTCAAGAGCACCCTCAACATGCTGGTCATGAGCTTCATCTCGCTGGCCATCGTCAGCGTGCTCTGGGTGCTCTACGGCTACACCCTCAGCTTCGGCACCGACGCCTTCCACGGCCTGATCGGCAACCTGGACCACCTGGGGATGCGCGGCATCGGCATGAACGACCTGACCGGGTCGATCCCGGTCACCGCGTTCGCCGCCTTCCAGCTGATGTTCGCGATCATCACCCCCGCGCTGATCAGCGGCGCGATCGCGGACCGCGCCAAGTTCGCGGCCTGGTCGCTGTTCATCGCGCTCTGGGTCACCCTCGTCTACTTCCCGGTCGCGCACTGGGTCTTCTTCTTCGACGGCGGCCACGGCGGCTGGCTCGGTGACCGCCAGGGCGTGATCGACTTCGCCGGTGGCACTGCGGTGCACATCAACGCCGGTGTCGCGGGTCTGGCCCTGTGCCTGGTGCTGGGCAAGCGGGTCGGCTTCAAGAAGGACCCGATGCGTCCGCACAGCCTGCCGCTGGTGATGCTCGGCTCCGGTCTGCTCTGGTTCGGCTGGTTCGGCTTCAACGCCGGTTCGGCGCTGGCCGCCAACGGCGTGGCCGGCATGGCGTTCATGAACACCCAGGTCGCCACCGCCGCCGCGATGCTCGGCTGGCTGGCCTTCGAGAAGATCAAGCACGGCGCCTTCACCTCGCTGGGCGCGGCCTCCGGTGCGGTGGCCGGTCTGGTCGCCATCACCCCCGCCTGTGGCTCGGTCTCGATGCTGGGCGCGGTGGCCATCGGCCTGATCGCCGGCGGGATCTGCGCGGCGGCGATCAGCCTCAAGTACAAGCTCGGCTTCGACGACTCGCTCGACGTGGTCGGCGTGCACGCGGTCGGCGGTGCGGTCGGCTCGCTGCTGATCGGCTTCTTCGCCACCGGCCACGTCGGCCAGACCGCCCAGGGCCTCTTCTACGGCGGCGGCTTGGGGCAGCTCGGCAAGCAGGCGCTGGGTGTCGTGGTGGTCGCGGTCTACTCCTTCGTGATCTCCTGGCTGCTCGGTCAGGCGATCCAGAAGACCATCGGCTTCCGGGTCACCGAGGACATCGAGGTGGCCGGTATCGACCGGGCCGAGCACGCCGAGTCGGCGTACGACTTCAGCGCCGTCGGGGCCAGCCTGTCCCGTGCGCTCAATGCCCCCACCCTGGTGCCCGCCGGCGCCGAGACGAAGACTGAGGTCGACGCCTGA
- a CDS encoding P-II family nitrogen regulator, giving the protein MKLITAVIKPHQLDAVKEALQAFGVAGLTVTEASGYGRQRGHTEVYRGAEYTVDLVPKIRIEVVVADEDADDVIDVLVKAARTGKIGDGKVWSVPVETVVRVRTGERGPDAL; this is encoded by the coding sequence ATGAAGCTGATCACCGCCGTCATCAAGCCCCACCAGCTGGACGCAGTCAAGGAGGCCCTGCAGGCCTTCGGAGTGGCCGGACTGACCGTCACCGAGGCCAGCGGCTACGGCCGCCAGCGCGGTCACACCGAGGTCTACCGGGGCGCCGAGTACACCGTCGACCTGGTCCCGAAGATCCGGATAGAGGTCGTCGTCGCCGACGAGGACGCCGACGATGTGATCGACGTCCTGGTCAAGGCAGCCCGAACCGGCAAGATCGGGGACGGCAAGGTCTGGAGCGTCCCGGTGGAGACCGTGGTCCGGGTCCGGACCGGCGAGCGCGGACCCGACGCGCTCTAG
- a CDS encoding [protein-PII] uridylyltransferase → MTTIDSSEPAAFQAARATLLADPGVTGQARRTALAQLTDRWLSVLLAQAGAPAGVALVAVGGYGRGELSPRSDLDLLLLHDGGEVAALAERLWYPIWDSGVALDHSVRTLAEARSVAATDLKAQLGLLDARHIAGNAELTAALRSTILADWRAGAAQRLPELRELGRERAERHGELAFLLEPDLKEARGGLRDVVALDAIAASWLADAPRDGLADARQWLSDVRDTLHLVTGRSTERLSLQDQDQVAAALGVLDADTLLRQVYQAGRTIAYAGDVTWRSVDRLLTARRSRGRRPFSFPFTGAGRGSGAVARGTIERRPLAEGVVEQDGEAVLAQGARPGADPVLPLRAAAAAAQAGLTVSHATMRRLAAETKALPVPWPDEAREQLVTLLGAGEACVPVWEALEAEGLIGRLLPDWERVRCRPQRNAVHTWTVDRHLVETAVRAAAMTRRVARPDLLLVAALLHDIGKGWPGDHSEAGEVIVRDMAARMGFDQDDTESLALLVRHHLTLIDTATRRDPDDPATVDLIAKTVGTTQHLELLHALTEADATATGPAAWSTWRASLVAGLVTRVAAVLTGDPQAAPAAAAKAGSAASVDEERLAVEAARTLEPALLLRAEATHDPHAFEPMGVELALAIPDRPGLLGTVAGVLALNRLTVRSLTLRELDPIGAGPVLLLSWRVAAEFGELPELARLRADLRRALDGSLDPGRKLAERDAAAPRRRGIVPPPPVVSVAPGGASATATVLEVRAHDMPGLLHRIGRALDAAGVRVRTAHVSTLGADAVDAFYLTDPAGRPLEPAAARQVAAEVQQALR, encoded by the coding sequence GTGACCACGATCGACTCGTCCGAGCCCGCCGCCTTCCAGGCCGCCCGGGCCACCCTGCTGGCCGATCCCGGGGTGACCGGCCAGGCCCGCCGCACCGCCCTGGCCCAGCTGACGGACCGTTGGCTGAGCGTGCTGCTGGCCCAGGCCGGCGCGCCCGCCGGGGTCGCCCTGGTCGCGGTCGGCGGCTACGGCCGCGGCGAACTCTCCCCGCGCAGCGACCTGGACCTGCTGCTGCTGCACGACGGCGGCGAGGTGGCCGCGCTGGCCGAGCGGCTCTGGTACCCGATCTGGGACAGCGGGGTGGCGCTGGACCACTCGGTCCGCACCCTCGCCGAGGCCCGTTCGGTGGCCGCCACCGACCTCAAGGCGCAGCTCGGCCTGCTGGACGCCCGGCACATCGCCGGGAACGCCGAGCTGACCGCCGCACTGCGCTCGACGATCCTGGCCGACTGGCGGGCCGGGGCCGCCCAGCGGCTGCCCGAGCTGCGCGAACTCGGCCGTGAACGGGCCGAGCGGCACGGCGAGTTGGCCTTCCTGCTGGAGCCCGACCTGAAGGAGGCCAGAGGCGGCCTGCGGGACGTGGTCGCGCTGGACGCGATCGCCGCCTCCTGGCTGGCCGACGCCCCCCGGGACGGCCTGGCCGACGCCAGGCAGTGGCTCAGCGATGTCCGCGACACGCTGCACCTGGTCACCGGGCGGTCGACCGAGCGGCTCAGCCTGCAGGACCAGGACCAGGTGGCCGCCGCCCTCGGGGTGCTGGACGCGGACACCCTGCTGCGGCAGGTCTACCAGGCCGGCCGCACCATCGCCTACGCCGGCGACGTCACCTGGCGCTCGGTCGACCGGCTGCTGACCGCCCGCCGCTCGCGCGGCCGCCGCCCGTTCTCCTTCCCGTTCACCGGCGCCGGGCGCGGCTCCGGCGCGGTGGCCCGCGGCACGATCGAGCGCCGACCGCTCGCCGAGGGCGTGGTGGAGCAGGACGGCGAGGCGGTGCTCGCCCAGGGCGCCCGGCCCGGCGCCGACCCGGTGCTGCCGCTGCGCGCCGCCGCGGCCGCCGCCCAGGCCGGGCTGACGGTCAGCCATGCCACGATGCGCCGGCTGGCCGCCGAGACCAAGGCGCTGCCGGTGCCCTGGCCGGACGAGGCGCGCGAGCAGCTGGTCACCCTGCTGGGTGCCGGCGAGGCCTGCGTGCCGGTCTGGGAGGCGCTGGAGGCCGAGGGGCTGATCGGGCGGCTGCTGCCGGACTGGGAACGGGTGCGCTGCCGCCCGCAGCGCAACGCGGTGCACACCTGGACCGTGGACCGGCACCTGGTCGAGACCGCGGTGCGGGCCGCCGCGATGACCCGCCGGGTGGCCCGGCCGGACCTGCTGCTGGTCGCGGCGCTGCTGCACGACATAGGGAAGGGCTGGCCGGGCGACCACTCGGAGGCCGGCGAGGTGATCGTGCGGGACATGGCCGCGCGGATGGGCTTCGACCAGGACGACACCGAGAGCCTGGCGCTGCTGGTCCGCCACCACCTGACGCTGATCGACACCGCCACCCGGCGCGACCCGGACGACCCGGCGACGGTCGACCTGATCGCCAAGACGGTGGGCACCACCCAGCACCTGGAGCTGCTGCACGCGCTCACCGAGGCCGACGCCACCGCCACCGGGCCGGCCGCCTGGAGCACCTGGCGGGCCTCGCTGGTGGCCGGCCTGGTGACCCGGGTGGCCGCGGTGCTGACCGGCGACCCGCAGGCGGCGCCCGCCGCGGCCGCCAAGGCGGGTTCGGCGGCCTCGGTGGACGAGGAGCGGCTCGCCGTGGAGGCGGCCAGAACGCTCGAGCCGGCGCTGTTGCTGCGGGCCGAGGCCACCCACGACCCGCACGCGTTCGAGCCGATGGGTGTCGAACTGGCGCTGGCCATCCCGGACCGGCCCGGACTGCTCGGCACCGTCGCCGGGGTGCTGGCGCTGAACCGGCTGACCGTCCGCTCGCTCACGCTGCGCGAGCTGGACCCGATCGGCGCGGGCCCGGTGCTGCTGCTCTCCTGGCGGGTGGCCGCCGAGTTCGGCGAGCTGCCCGAGCTCGCCCGGCTGCGGGCCGACCTGCGCCGCGCGCTGGACGGCTCGCTGGACCCCGGCCGCAAGCTCGCCGAGCGCGACGCCGCCGCACCGCGCAGGCGCGGCATCGTCCCGCCGCCCCCGGTGGTCTCGGTCGCGCCCGGCGGCGCCTCGGCCACCGCCACCGTGCTGGAGGTGCGCGCGCACGACATGCCGGGCCTGCTGCACCGGATCGGCCGGGCGCTGGACGCGGCCGGCGTGCGGGTGCGCACCGCCCACGTCAGCACCCTCGGCGCGGACGCCGTGGACGCCTTCTACCTGACCGATCCGGCCGGTCGTCCGCTGGAGCCGGCCGCCGCCCGACAGGTCGCCGCCGAGGTCCAGCAGGCACTGCGCTGA
- the ffh gene encoding signal recognition particle protein, whose amino-acid sequence MFDTLSDRLAATFKNLRGKGRLSEADIDATAREIRIALLEADVALPVVRAFIKQVKDRALGSEVSGALNPAQQIVKIVNEELVNILGGETRRLRYAKTGPTVIMLAGLQGAGKTTLAGKLGHWLKKQKHTPLLVACDLQRPNAVTQLNVVADRAGVAFYGPEPGNGVGDPVKVARDAIEYAKQKQYDVVIVDTAGRLGIDSELMQQAADIRAAVNPDEVLFVVDAMIGQDAVTTAQAFLEGVDFTGVVLSKLDGDARGGAALSVAHVTGRQIMFASNGEKVDDFDAFHPDRMASRILGMGDVLSLIEIAEQNFSQAEAEKMAAKLQGGGKDFTLDDFLSQLEQVQKMGSISKLLGMLPGMGQIRDQINNIDDKDVNRVGAIIKSMTPAERTDPKLINGSRRLRIAKGSGVGVGEVNNLVERFFEARKMMTAMASGKGIPGMPGIPGMGGGKKSAKKAPAAKGRKKSGNPLKRAQEEQAAAARRALGPGAGQAPVEGGAFGIGAGKGPADFDLPKEFKDLL is encoded by the coding sequence GTGTTCGACACTCTTTCCGACCGCCTCGCAGCGACGTTCAAGAACCTCCGGGGCAAGGGCCGCCTCAGTGAGGCGGACATCGACGCCACCGCCCGGGAGATCCGGATCGCCCTGCTGGAGGCGGATGTCGCGCTCCCCGTGGTGCGGGCCTTCATCAAGCAGGTCAAGGACCGCGCGCTCGGTTCCGAGGTCTCCGGTGCGCTGAACCCGGCCCAGCAGATCGTCAAGATCGTCAACGAGGAGCTCGTCAACATCCTCGGTGGCGAGACCCGTCGCCTGCGGTACGCCAAGACCGGCCCGACGGTGATCATGCTCGCCGGTCTGCAGGGTGCCGGTAAGACCACGCTGGCCGGAAAGCTCGGCCACTGGCTGAAGAAGCAGAAGCACACCCCGCTGCTGGTCGCCTGCGACCTGCAGCGCCCCAACGCCGTCACCCAGCTGAACGTGGTGGCCGACCGGGCCGGTGTGGCCTTCTACGGCCCGGAGCCGGGCAACGGCGTCGGCGACCCGGTCAAGGTCGCCCGTGACGCGATCGAGTACGCCAAGCAGAAGCAGTACGACGTCGTCATCGTCGACACCGCCGGCCGCCTGGGCATTGACTCCGAGCTGATGCAGCAGGCCGCCGACATCCGGGCCGCAGTCAACCCGGACGAGGTCCTGTTCGTGGTCGACGCGATGATCGGCCAGGACGCGGTCACCACCGCGCAGGCCTTCCTCGAGGGCGTCGACTTCACCGGCGTGGTGCTCTCCAAGCTGGACGGCGACGCCCGCGGTGGCGCGGCGCTCTCGGTGGCGCACGTCACCGGCCGGCAGATCATGTTCGCCTCCAACGGCGAGAAGGTCGACGACTTCGACGCCTTCCACCCGGACCGGATGGCCTCGCGGATCCTCGGCATGGGCGACGTGCTGTCGCTGATCGAGATCGCCGAGCAGAACTTCTCGCAGGCCGAGGCCGAGAAGATGGCCGCCAAGCTGCAGGGCGGCGGCAAGGACTTCACCCTCGACGACTTCCTGTCGCAGCTGGAGCAGGTCCAGAAGATGGGCTCGATCTCCAAGCTGCTCGGCATGCTCCCCGGCATGGGCCAGATCCGGGACCAGATCAACAACATCGACGACAAGGACGTCAACCGGGTCGGCGCGATCATCAAGTCGATGACCCCGGCCGAGCGGACCGACCCGAAGCTGATCAACGGCTCGCGCCGGCTGCGCATCGCCAAGGGTTCGGGCGTCGGCGTCGGCGAGGTGAACAACCTGGTCGAGCGGTTCTTCGAGGCCCGCAAGATGATGACCGCGATGGCCTCCGGCAAGGGGATCCCCGGAATGCCCGGCATCCCGGGCATGGGCGGCGGCAAGAAGTCGGCCAAGAAGGCCCCGGCCGCCAAGGGCCGCAAGAAGTCCGGCAACCCGCTCAAGCGGGCCCAGGAGGAGCAGGCCGCGGCCGCCCGCAGGGCGCTCGGCCCGGGCGCCGGCCAGGCGCCGGTCGAGGGCGGTGCCTTCGGCATCGGCGCGGGCAAGGGCCCGGCGGACTTCGACCTCCCCAAGGAGTTCAAGGACCTGCTGTAG
- a CDS encoding GNAT family N-acetyltransferase, protein MTRVTIRAPRPSDAGPYAAAVRRSAEHIGRWNPVEPDGLPDLLQRQGPGLRSYLIIDQEDGGLVGKCNVSNIVMGRFCNAALGYDSYLPYAGTGRMTEGMRLVVDRCFADLSLGGLGLHRLEINVQPENERSIGLARRLGFRHEGFTPRMLFLDGAWRDHERFALTVEEWRPLGPPPGERP, encoded by the coding sequence ATGACGCGAGTGACCATCCGTGCCCCCCGGCCCTCCGACGCCGGTCCGTACGCCGCGGCGGTGCGGCGTTCCGCCGAGCACATCGGGCGGTGGAACCCGGTGGAGCCGGACGGCCTGCCGGACCTGTTGCAGCGTCAGGGGCCCGGTCTTCGCAGTTATCTGATCATCGATCAGGAGGACGGCGGCCTGGTCGGCAAGTGCAACGTCTCCAACATCGTGATGGGCCGGTTCTGCAATGCCGCACTCGGCTACGACAGCTACCTGCCCTATGCCGGGACCGGGCGGATGACCGAGGGGATGCGACTGGTGGTGGACCGCTGCTTCGCCGACCTGAGCCTCGGCGGGCTGGGCCTGCACCGGCTGGAGATCAACGTGCAGCCGGAGAACGAGCGCTCGATCGGGCTGGCCCGTCGCCTGGGCTTCCGGCACGAGGGGTTCACCCCCCGGATGCTCTTCCTGGACGGCGCCTGGCGCGACCACGAGCGGTTCGCCCTGACGGTGGAGGAGTGGCGCCCGCTGGGGCCCCCGCCGGGGGAGCGCCCATAG
- a CDS encoding class I SAM-dependent methyltransferase codes for MASAHGTAPDLTRPRPGSRARDWAEIQERTLVPLYEAVHERLAVGPATSLLGLGCRSGLALLLAAARGAEVAGLEPDPQLRELARARRLTVAAGSLPRTAHSVVTVFEPLRLGADPHRTIREAARLTLPGGVVVLAAPGPAAACESTAVLEVARRCAGPRPAPAPLAGAGELGSLGELAAGVGLRLVGHGQAACPFGYADLDSAVRGLLATGWFDAAVAYAGEVPVAKELVEALHPFTREDGTVRMATEFQYLLAARG; via the coding sequence ATGGCTTCAGCGCACGGCACGGCCCCGGATCTGACACGACCTCGACCGGGCTCACGGGCCCGCGACTGGGCCGAGATCCAGGAGCGCACGCTGGTGCCGCTCTACGAGGCGGTGCACGAGCGGCTGGCGGTCGGCCCGGCCACCAGCCTGCTCGGCCTGGGCTGCCGCTCCGGCCTGGCGCTGCTGCTGGCCGCCGCGCGCGGCGCCGAGGTGGCCGGTCTGGAGCCCGACCCGCAACTGCGCGAGCTGGCCCGGGCCCGCCGGCTGACGGTCGCCGCGGGGTCCCTCCCCCGAACGGCGCACAGCGTGGTGACCGTCTTCGAGCCGCTGCGCCTGGGCGCCGATCCGCACCGCACGATCCGCGAGGCGGCCCGGCTGACGCTGCCCGGCGGAGTGGTGGTGCTGGCCGCGCCAGGGCCCGCGGCGGCGTGCGAGAGCACGGCGGTGCTGGAGGTGGCGCGCCGGTGCGCTGGTCCGCGCCCGGCGCCCGCACCGCTCGCCGGCGCGGGCGAGCTGGGCTCGCTGGGTGAGCTTGCGGCCGGGGTCGGGCTGCGGCTGGTCGGCCACGGCCAGGCGGCCTGCCCGTTCGGCTACGCCGACCTGGACAGCGCGGTGCGCGGGCTGCTCGCCACCGGCTGGTTCGACGCGGCGGTCGCCTACGCGGGCGAGGTGCCGGTGGCCAAGGAGCTCGTCGAGGCGCTGCACCCGTTCACCCGGGAGGACGGCACGGTGCGGATGGCCACCGAGTTCCAGTACCTGCTGGCCGCCCGCGGCTGA
- the proS gene encoding proline--tRNA ligase — protein MAKAPVLTPQADDFPRWYQDLINKAELADNGPVRGTMVIRPYGYGLWERMQQEMDARIKKAGAQNAYFPMFIPQHYLTKEAEHVEGFAPELAVVTHGGGKDLEEPVVVRPTSETIINEYFSKWVQSHRDLPLLINQWANVVRWELRPRIFLRTTEFLWQEGHTAHATYEDARDYASMIHTDVYGDFMTNVLGIDVVLGRKTIKERFAGAINTLTLEGMMGDGKALQLGTSHELGQNFAKAFNTTYQLQGAEREFVWQTSWGVSTRMVGGLIMSHGDDNGLRVPPRLAATQAVVLAIKGDDAVIAKVREIGAQLEAAGIRTLVDDRTDTPFGRRAVDWELKGVPVRIEVGPRDLEAGTAMLARRIPGGKEPVSIDALAALLPGILEEDQALLLRQSRERREARTVDVKTLDECVEAAATGWGRISWADLGPEGEAKLAEQGVSVRCLVAADGSVPTSYDQDGNIAIVARAY, from the coding sequence ATGGCAAAGGCTCCCGTTCTCACCCCCCAGGCGGACGACTTCCCGCGCTGGTACCAGGATCTGATCAACAAGGCCGAGCTGGCCGACAACGGTCCGGTGCGCGGCACCATGGTCATCCGACCGTACGGCTACGGCCTGTGGGAGCGGATGCAGCAGGAGATGGACGCGCGGATCAAGAAGGCCGGCGCGCAGAACGCCTACTTCCCGATGTTCATCCCGCAGCACTACCTGACCAAGGAAGCCGAGCACGTCGAGGGCTTCGCCCCCGAGCTCGCGGTGGTCACCCACGGCGGCGGCAAGGACCTCGAGGAGCCGGTCGTCGTGCGGCCCACCTCCGAGACCATCATCAACGAGTACTTCTCCAAGTGGGTGCAGAGCCACCGCGACCTGCCCCTGCTGATCAACCAGTGGGCCAACGTGGTCCGTTGGGAGCTGCGCCCGCGGATCTTCCTGCGCACCACCGAGTTCCTCTGGCAGGAGGGCCACACCGCGCACGCGACCTACGAGGACGCCCGCGACTACGCCTCGATGATCCACACGGACGTCTACGGCGACTTCATGACCAACGTGCTGGGCATCGACGTGGTGCTCGGTCGCAAGACGATCAAGGAGCGCTTCGCCGGCGCCATCAACACCCTCACCCTCGAGGGCATGATGGGCGACGGCAAGGCGCTGCAGCTGGGCACCAGCCACGAGCTGGGCCAGAACTTCGCCAAGGCCTTCAACACCACGTACCAGCTGCAGGGCGCCGAGCGCGAGTTCGTCTGGCAGACCTCCTGGGGCGTCTCCACCCGGATGGTCGGCGGCCTGATCATGTCGCACGGTGACGACAACGGCCTGCGGGTGCCGCCGCGGCTGGCGGCCACCCAGGCCGTGGTGCTCGCCATCAAGGGCGACGACGCGGTGATCGCCAAGGTCCGCGAGATCGGCGCCCAGCTGGAGGCCGCCGGCATCCGCACCCTGGTGGACGACCGCACCGACACCCCGTTCGGCCGCCGCGCGGTGGACTGGGAGCTCAAGGGCGTCCCGGTGCGGATCGAGGTCGGCCCGCGCGACCTGGAGGCCGGCACCGCGATGCTGGCCCGCCGGATTCCCGGCGGCAAGGAGCCGGTGTCGATCGACGCCCTGGCCGCCCTGCTGCCCGGCATCCTGGAGGAGGACCAGGCGCTGCTGCTGCGCCAGTCCCGCGAGCGCCGCGAGGCCCGCACGGTGGACGTGAAGACCCTGGACGAGTGCGTCGAGGCCGCCGCCACCGGCTGGGGCCGGATCTCCTGGGCCGATCTCGGCCCGGAGGGCGAGGCCAAGCTGGCCGAGCAGGGCGTTTCGGTGCGCTGCCTGGTGGCCGCCGATGGTTCGGTCCCGACCTCTTACGACCAGGACGGCAATATCGCGATTGTCGCGCGCGCGTACTGA
- the rpsP gene encoding 30S ribosomal protein S16 encodes MAVKIKLKRLGKIRSPHYRIVVADSRTKRDGRAIEEIGIYQPTYNPSKIEVDTDRAQYWLSVGAQPTEPVLAILKLTGDWQKFKGLPAPAPLLVAEPKTEDFSHLFAKAVAGFEDATTGVAITPKAKKSDKAEADADAASTEA; translated from the coding sequence GTGGCAGTCAAGATCAAGCTCAAGCGTCTCGGTAAGATCCGCTCCCCGCACTACCGCATCGTCGTCGCCGACTCGCGCACCAAGCGTGACGGCCGCGCGATCGAGGAGATCGGCATCTACCAGCCGACGTACAACCCCTCGAAGATCGAGGTCGACACCGACCGCGCCCAGTACTGGCTGTCCGTCGGCGCCCAGCCGACCGAGCCGGTGCTCGCCATCCTGAAGCTCACCGGTGACTGGCAGAAGTTCAAGGGCCTGCCGGCCCCGGCGCCGCTGCTGGTCGCCGAGCCGAAGACCGAGGACTTCTCGCACCTGTTCGCGAAGGCCGTCGCCGGCTTCGAGGACGCCACCACCGGTGTCGCCATCACCCCGAAGGCCAAGAAGTCGGACAAGGCCGAGGCTGACGCCGACGCCGCTTCCACCGAGGCCTGA
- a CDS encoding RNA-binding protein has translation MIEDALDHLVKGIVEHPEDVQVRSRNLRRGNTIEVRVHPDDLGKVIGRGGRTARALRTVVGALGGRNIRVDLVDVDNIR, from the coding sequence GTGATCGAGGACGCCCTCGATCACCTGGTGAAGGGCATTGTCGAGCACCCCGAGGACGTGCAGGTGCGCTCGCGCAACCTCCGTCGCGGGAACACCATCGAGGTGCGGGTGCACCCCGATGACCTCGGCAAGGTGATCGGCCGCGGTGGCCGCACCGCGCGTGCGCTGCGCACCGTGGTGGGCGCGCTCGGCGGTCGCAACATCCGCGTCGACCTGGTCGACGTGGACAACATCCGCTGA
- the rimM gene encoding ribosome maturation factor RimM (Essential for efficient processing of 16S rRNA): MQLVVGRIGRAHGIRGDVFVEVRTDEPELRLGPGAVLLTDPATAGPLTVESGKVHSGRLLIRFAGVKDRTDAEALRGTMLIAEVDPEERPEEEDEYYDHQLIGLDVVLQDGTPVGELTEVVHLPYQDLLTVTKPDGTEVLVPFVAQIVPTIDLENQRCVITPPGGLIDEAQAEVDGGPEADR; encoded by the coding sequence GTGCAGCTCGTCGTCGGCCGGATCGGCCGTGCCCACGGCATCAGGGGGGACGTCTTCGTCGAGGTCCGCACCGACGAGCCGGAGCTGCGGCTCGGCCCGGGTGCGGTCCTGCTCACCGACCCCGCCACGGCCGGACCGCTGACCGTCGAGTCCGGCAAGGTGCACAGCGGGCGGCTGTTGATCCGCTTCGCCGGGGTCAAGGACCGCACCGACGCCGAGGCGCTGCGCGGCACCATGCTGATCGCCGAGGTCGATCCCGAGGAGCGGCCCGAGGAGGAGGACGAGTACTACGACCACCAGCTGATCGGCCTGGACGTGGTGCTGCAGGACGGCACCCCGGTCGGCGAGCTGACCGAGGTCGTGCACCTGCCGTACCAGGACCTGCTCACCGTCACCAAGCCGGACGGCACCGAGGTGCTGGTCCCGTTCGTCGCGCAGATCGTGCCGACCATCGACCTGGAGAACCAGCGCTGCGTCATCACCCCGCCCGGCGGGCTGATCGACGAGGCGCAGGCCGAGGTCGACGGCGGCCCGGAGGCCGACCGGTGA
- the trmD gene encoding tRNA (guanosine(37)-N1)-methyltransferase TrmD, protein MRIDVVTIFPEYLEPLNVSLVGKARARGQLDVHLHDLRSWTHDVHRTVDDTPYGGGPGMVMKPEPWGEALDAVLAAGPADELPTLVVPTPSGAPFTQELAQELAQRRWLAFAPARYEGIDRRVIEEAATRMPVVEASIGDYVLAGGEVAVLVMVEAIARLLPGVLGNAESHRDDSFAPGAMADLLEGPVYTKPAEWRGREVPEVLLSGNHGKIARWRREQAFARTLANRPDLVARWQLGGFDKKEREALSVLGLRWDEAAGRFLSVTEAVEE, encoded by the coding sequence ATGCGGATCGACGTGGTCACGATCTTCCCCGAGTACCTCGAGCCGCTGAACGTCTCACTGGTCGGCAAGGCCCGGGCCCGCGGCCAGCTCGACGTCCACCTGCACGACCTGCGCTCCTGGACCCACGACGTGCACCGCACGGTGGACGACACCCCGTACGGCGGCGGCCCCGGCATGGTGATGAAGCCCGAGCCGTGGGGCGAGGCGCTGGACGCCGTGCTCGCGGCCGGCCCGGCCGACGAACTGCCCACCCTGGTGGTGCCCACGCCCAGCGGCGCGCCGTTCACCCAGGAGCTGGCCCAGGAGCTGGCGCAGCGGCGCTGGCTGGCCTTCGCCCCGGCCCGCTACGAGGGCATCGACCGCCGGGTGATCGAGGAGGCCGCCACCCGGATGCCGGTGGTCGAGGCCTCGATCGGCGACTACGTGCTGGCCGGCGGCGAGGTGGCGGTGCTGGTGATGGTCGAGGCGATCGCCCGACTGCTGCCCGGGGTGCTCGGCAACGCCGAATCGCACCGCGACGACTCCTTCGCCCCCGGCGCGATGGCCGACCTGCTGGAGGGCCCGGTGTACACCAAGCCCGCCGAGTGGCGCGGCCGCGAGGTGCCCGAGGTGCTGCTCAGCGGCAACCATGGCAAGATCGCCCGCTGGCGCCGCGAGCAGGCCTTCGCCCGCACCCTCGCCAACCGCCCTGACCTGGTGGCGCGCTGGCAGCTCGGCGGCTTCGACAAGAAGGAGCGGGAGGCGCTGAGCGTGCTCGGACTGCGCTGGGACGAGGCGGCCGGCCGATTTCTCTCGGTGACCGAGGCTGTGGAAGAATAG